The sequence below is a genomic window from Paramisgurnus dabryanus chromosome 4, PD_genome_1.1, whole genome shotgun sequence.
tgcgTTGTGTAACTTtcagaaggatctcttgacagaaatgcaatatgatctacataactatattatcagtggtgtataaagaccttatataataaattgtattggctttattactttagaatgagCCGCTTCTATCTACATAGACTGCGGGTCCCCTTAAATGGAAGTcactgtcatgtttctacagtagccttaaatggacaaactgcttcACACGGAGCACGTTTCATCCTTATATTGTCTCAGACTTAGGCGATGAGATGTTTGTCCtttggcggctaccgtagcttctctatgagTTTCGAAAGGGATAAGTGAGCTGTGGACTaaccgttggttgcaattcacaattttGCAAGATAAATAAGGAACCGTGTGATTACTcaaataaaacataatgaataaaacatattgtgcactgaaataaaaaaagtgaagtTTGTGCATGTCTGTAATGTATATAAAGTTATCCAACCTGCACAGTAATGATTGGTCCTCCATTCTGGTACAAGTAACGCTTTAATTTTGGCAACAACGTCCCCATCCACTTATCCACTGCTGACAGGTAATCTAGACCAATGAAACAAATTTAATCCACCCTTCATACGTAACAATCTGTACGATTTGCTTTATCCATCTCAGTCTTATTCACCTTGTCTCTGGTTACTCAATAACTCATATTTTTACCTGGATCAGATGATCGTAGGACAATATCTTTCTTTTTCAACAACCAGGCAGGCAAGCCACCCTAAAACAAGAACCATCGAGTCAGCTGAGGTCACTTCTTTAAATCTGTATAAATACCATACAAAGCACCGTCTCTCACCATGTCCCACTCTGCACAGATGTATGGACCCGGTCTCATAATGACCAGCAGGCCGATGTCCTGACACAGCTGCAGGAATTGTTCAAGATCCCGATCTCCGCTGAAGTCGTAACGACCAGGAATCGGCTCGTGGAAGTTCCACGGCACATATCTgtcatataatgtaaataatgcTTTTGATTGAAATATTTCGGGGAAAAAACAAGCTTTTGACTAATATACAATGcttttttcatttgtttgtgTTGAAGAAATGCATCATTTGAATAATTAGTAGTATATTATTCACAGACTTTCCAGCTCTAGGTTTTTCATGACTATATGAACCCTGAATATGACTGCATGATACCCAAACAATAGTGTTGTTCTTACATCTGGATGGCATTCAATCCTGCCATGTACATCTTCAGCAGCCGGTCCTTCCAGTAGACTTTGGGAATCCTGCTGTAGTGGATGCTGCCGGATATGTAGCGGAACGGCTCTCCATCTTTAAGGAAGCAGTTGTGATTGTAATCCACGGTGAAAGTGGGATTTGCGGAAAGCTAAAGGAGGAAGATGATAGGGTTTGAAAATACTAATTTCTTTTTTGAATAGTTAAAGGTATAGGTGatgcacaataaaaaaaattgtatttatgtcagtttattatggatttcatttattttcacttttttattttcaacgTATTGCATTTTTTCTGACACTACCACCACAGATATTTAAACAGAATAATAATCAATTCAATCATTTTTGGGATAACTACTCTCAAATTGTAATGTCACGTGACTCTGAAATCGCAGGGGGCTTTAAATAAGTTTGAGATCCACTGATGTATCCAAAACGGTTGACGCGCGATGATGTCCTCGTGACAGTCATAAGACGCAAGAGTCACAACTGTAAATACACACGTCACGGTGTGAGATTTTTATTTGATCCACTTTTTAATACCAAAACGTCATTTAAATTACTGTGAATTGCACAACactttattacattttctgaGTATGCAAGACCTTGTTTTGACGTGATGTACAGTAACGAAGAGAGCATAACAGATACTGTATGCGTTAGTAACCAGCATTCTGCTTAAAcgatgctttaaaaaaaacaaacaaagataCTTGCCGTGATCGTTGGAAGGGTCAAAAGCAGAAACAACATCTGTCCTAGACCAGAAGCCATGGTGCTTTTGAATCAGACGCGGTGCGGAAGTCAAATCTCATTTATTGCGGCGGTTACGTCTCCCAACCGCTAGGGggcgatattaaacacttcttAATAATAACTTGTTTCTAGTCCTTGATTTGCgcattgaatttaataattagaaacaataacattttttcatttttatcattACGTAACAAAACAAGAGCCAGGGTCCAGCAATCGTTCATAGATTGAGTGCTAAATCCTCAAACAAAGGCGTATTTCTTgcttccggaggtcgcatatgcaggctgcatacgtcatcaagcctggtttatttaagttaactgagtatTACATTCCCAAATCTtggcatattacaacaatttacgattaactaagaaaaatagtcaactttgtaattgttaatattctgaaataagacagtcttggtgacgtatgcagcctacaaatgcgacatccggaggctgcaaACTTCGGATTAAGAACCGGACCAAGTTTTTAGAAAATTCAATAAACCTTCATTTCATGTTTAAATCACTTTAAATGATATTTAGCTAATAGAAAATTATGTTATTATCAAATAAGCGTCATCCCTCCTTTCGCAATAATGAAAACCACATTATTGTATGTaactttaatattaaaataggATTAAGATACACatattaatttgataaaatCAGCAATTCCATACAAAATGTCACTAAGAAtctcatttattaaaaaaaataaaaataaaaaggttCAAATTAAAATGAAGGTTGTTATGTGTATCCCAACCGATAGGTGGCGATCTTCAACACTAACCACTACAACAACAATTCTTCTTCCTCTTTGGTCTGCGGAAGTACATGAGGAACACACGTGTGCTGGTGTACATGCGTGTATTTTGTTATTGTTGATATATTTTTTGACGCAAAGTATGTCTGCGTCCGCAAACAATGAGGTACGCGGAGATTCAGAAACAGAGGATCCTCCCGTGGTCAGCCGCACGAGGAGCGGCCGTAAAATACGTCCGCCGGCGGCGCTGCTAGCATCCGCCGCTCCGGCGACCAAAACACCCGTCCGCAGGACCAGAAAGTCCGTCATCAGAGAAGATCCAGCCGAGAGCGAATCCAGACCTGATGATGGAGTAACATCAGATGCAAAAACTGACCCGTGTATCACAATGACTGCGTCAACAGTGGAGGAAAATCAAGTCTGTGAGGCACCAGTGTTGGACAGTGAGAATGTGAAAGGGTCTGATCAGACCAGTGAGAAGGAGAATATAGTTGGTAACACAGAGGCAGGGTCCACTGGTTCAGTTGACCCCGAGAAAAAAGCCAAAAAACGGACTCATTCTGAATCCAGTGAGAAGAAAGCTAAAATGATGCCACTTGGGAAACCCAAGTCTGGAAGAATATGGAAAGACCGTAACAAGCAAAGGTgatttcaccatatttgataggTGCTGTCTTATCGCTGAAATTTATTCTAAAAGAACAACAACTTTACGGTACCAAAATTCTAATGTTTCCATTACTAATACCATTAAACCATTGGGTCTTTCTCCAATAAGTGGCTTTTTAATGGTGTTGTATTGGTTCCCATCTGACAGATAACATCCATCACTAGAACCCAAAACATTCACAAAACGGACTAGAGACcgttatatttcccattataatccaTACTCATTTCTATGATGCAAAATTATATTATTCGTATTTATGTGTATTATGTGCAACATGTTTATATATAGTGTTTCAGGTGTAACTTTGTTTTCTAGGTTCTCTGCTCTGTTGAGGGACAAACCTCTGCGTACCTCATGGGAAAAAAAGATGGAGGTCAAGAGGGAGAAGCAACTGGTAAAACAATACCACCAGCAACTGAAGGATGAACAGACCAGAGAAAAAGAGGTGAGCTTCTGGAGTTatactctcagaaataaaggtacaaaaccgggacggtaccttttaaaaaggtcctaatgtgTGCCATTTTGTTAAAGTTATGTACCTTTGAGGGGACCACTATGCCCCTTTTAACTACATAAGTATACTTTTTGgaaaggtaccaccccagttAAAACATTTGTACCTTCTTGCACCTTTTATTTGAGATTGTAGGACTGATGATATCATTTTTACCTGCCAATATGTTTAAGATTATTCAGATTAATCTAGCATTGTATATTTGAATGACATGCACAGGTTTGTATTAATGGAGAAATTAAAATGGGGAATAAGACTAAGTGGAGGATTaaggccgtttcacacggtacgcggcaaccgcgagtgtttagttctttttcaataggagacgtgcggaaagcggcaaaacgggggcggttacagaggtgaagcggagttggtccacacgccttgctcgtgcacccaaaatcctattccttctccggatatggtacttcatgacaggcgccgttgaagataaacatatttgcactaaatgctgcacaaaacgcttcaaatacaagagaaaagctgaagccgcACGGCGATTttgccgcgtaccgtgtgaaacggccatTATACACAGTACCTTGTTTGTATAGAAGGTTTGCAATATCAGTGTTGTAAAATAAATAGCATATAGGCTTGCATGatcaaaacaatacattttcCACAGTTTAAAAGCAGCAGAACAGTTTAAATGGCTACATTTTCTATAAAAAGGGACTGCCTTGATAGCAATACTGTAGACTCTGGGGTTGATCCAGTCCGAATTTGGCAGCTCTGGTGCGGATATGCCCTGAGTTTATTGCTGTCTGGCTCTTTGTTAAACCaaactattttatttaaataaatattcataatTTGACTTTGCTGTCTTTCTCTTGTGTGCTCTTTAGTTGAAGATCAAGGGAACTTCAGAATCACAgctaaattttgtgtttttgcagGACAAGAAGAAGCGGAGAGCAGAAACTCTGAAAAGACGAGCAGAAAACGAGAGGAAAGCAGAGATTGTGCAAGTGGTAAATACAGGACACgtctttaaaaatgcatttgttaCAGCATTTACGTTCACATTATATTTGTCTTTGTTTCTATATGTCattctttaataatttattttttactttcagaTTAAGAACACTGCAAAGATCAAGAGAATGAAGAAGAAACAGCTGAGGAAGATTGAGAAAAGAGACACGCTCTCAGCGCTGCAGAAGACGCCCCCTAGTGTCAAGAAAGGCTCGGGGAAAACAAAGAGCAGCTAAGGTTTATGTGCAGAGATGAGAGATTAAACTTGTTATTGGTATAGACCTTGCTGTGAACGCATGGCTTTATGAAGACATGCTGATATCCTCTCTCTGGCAGAGACTCTTAAGCACACTACTTCGTATATCATTTTGAAACAAAGATGTAGTGAAGTTACCCTTTTGGGTGTCTAAAGTAACATTTGTAAAGCAGATATGCTGTCTTGATTTGCATAAGCATCAGGCACATTACTTCCTTGTGTGAAGTTTATGTAAATGATGTTAAATTTCctccaaaataaatattttatgtatGTGTAATTCAAGTTTGGTTTCTTCCTGGTCCCTGCATGCTCATTGTTTTGGTTTTGTTTATGGAAGAATAGTTTTTCTAGGTGCAAAAACCACGGGGCTTTCCATTGTGGTAATTTTGGTCATATATGGCAATATTGACCTGGTCCAGATGTTTTAACTTTTACTTTCAGTCTTACTCAAGTTGTTTTTAAAACGTAGTTTACGGTAGCATTTGTGAGGTTTCAGTTCAGTGAATTATGGCATCTTGTATTAGGACATTGGGAAGATTGTAGATACTACTTTGTGCATTATTTCAATTTAATAATGACACTTAACACTGCCTGTCAATTCATGTccattttaaaagcattttcaCTTTTAAATGTGGCATTGTAACTAAATGTTATCAAGTATAATTGCTATAGTTTTGCATTTGACCAAAACTTTGAGAAAGTATTATCTTTTTATACAGCTTTTGAGTGTATGTTTTTCAAAAAGTTTCCACCACTGTCTAAAGTCACGTGGAGAGAAGGTGGAGCTTG
It includes:
- the ccdc86 gene encoding coiled-coil domain-containing protein 86 is translated as MSASANNEVRGDSETEDPPVVSRTRSGRKIRPPAALLASAAPATKTPVRRTRKSVIREDPAESESRPDDGVTSDAKTDPCITMTASTVEENQVCEAPVLDSENVKGSDQTSEKENIVGNTEAGSTGSVDPEKKAKKRTHSESSEKKAKMMPLGKPKSGRIWKDRNKQRFSALLRDKPLRTSWEKKMEVKREKQLVKQYHQQLKDEQTREKEDKKKRRAETLKRRAENERKAEIVQVIKNTAKIKRMKKKQLRKIEKRDTLSALQKTPPSVKKGSGKTKSS